In a single window of the Apium graveolens cultivar Ventura unplaced genomic scaffold, ASM990537v1 ctg8411, whole genome shotgun sequence genome:
- the LOC141704917 gene encoding uncharacterized protein LOC141704917, giving the protein MAATNQGVNIQQPTMPIFNGENYDYWSLKMKTLFQSQDLWDLVKREYDESANLTNAQKEALKETKKKDAKALFFIQQAISESLFPRIMRVTMTKEAWEVLQEEFQGNSKVRSIKLQSLRRDFENLKMNESESLKDYYSKINEIVNQMALYGEVVTDKKVVEKILISLTDKYDAMVSIIE; this is encoded by the coding sequence ATGGCTGCAACAAATCAAGGTGTGAATATTCAACAACCTACAATGCCCATTTTTAATGGTGAAAACTATGATTATTGGAGTTTGAAGATGAAAACACTTTTCCAATCTCAAGACTTGTGGGATTTAGTGAAAAGGGAATATGATGAATCAGCAAATTTAACAAATGCTCAGAAGGAGGCCTTAAAGGAGACTAAAAAGAAAGATGCAAAAGCCCTCTTCTTTATTCAACAAGCTATATCAGAGAGCTTGTTTCCCAGAATTATGAGGGTTACAATGACAAAAGAAGCTTGGGAAGTTTTGCAAGAAGAATTCCAAGGAAATTCCAAGGTAAGATCTATTAAGCTACAATCCCTCAGGAGAGATTTTGAGAACTTGAAGATGAATGAGTCTGAAAGTTTGAAGgattattattcaaaaataaatgaAATTGTCAATCAAATGGCTTTGTACGGTGAAGTGGTTACCGATAAGAAAGTTGTTGAAAAAATTCTGATTAGCTTGACTGATAAATATGATGCTATGGTGTCCATTATTGAATAA